ATCAGGAGTGTCCAAATGTAGCATAAGGCTCACATGAACTCATTAAAGATCCATACCATTTTAGAAGCCTTTGGAAATGTTAAGTTTGAAAAGGCTACGCAAGGTGGATAGCTCCAATGGAGGAGTAAGAATGAGATAGAGAAAGCTTACAATAAAATGGAGGGTGAAAGAGATCATGTACCTTAAAATCCCCATCCAGGAAAATACAGAGTGCTGAGGAGAGCTCAAGAAAGTGTAGTGATGATGCCTACACCAGGTTAGAGACCAGAACCTCTTTGTTTTGGGATCATCTCCCCCGATAAGGTAAATACCCCCAGCTCTACTGGAAGATACACCCTGTCAAATGCCAAGACAATTACTCAACTTTGACATAATAGTAGAGGATGAGGTGCCTGAGTTAATGCTGCCAGAGGATGCACAGGCATGGATGAATGAGTTTGTATTGcctgacaaggtgaaatcttgcccgagtCTCTTTGTTCGTCCTTTAAATTAGTAGATCTGTCACTGAAATGTACTTTTCAGcatatattcaagttatttccaacTGTTTTCTACCTAAGAGTCCCATTTGCATTCGAATCTGGTTAACTTAATAAACCTGTTTTTATTAAGAACAAACTGGGATCAAGGAAATGGTTTAAAAGGCTCTGGACTCCCTCATTTTTTGACATACAAgattatgaactaaaagtccttgtctATAAGGCAAGAAAAAAGAACTTAACacagacttaacccatctatGATAATcatttgataaacaagaagtttaAGTAACTTGGGACGCAAGTAATCGATTTAAAACATACTTGTTCTACATCTTTTATATTGAGATAGTAGTGGCACGCCAAGGTCCCTGTTGGTTTTGATTGTGAACCTCaaagcctacacctaaggccccatgaAGGCAACTTTCAAAACTAACTACTAACCTATCTTGCAGAACACCAAGCAAGAGCAAGCCCAACAACACAATCATTACACGCCAAGTGCCATTTACCTCCGAGGAGCTGTGTGAAGGGACAATTCCATCTTTGCCTTGAACACAATGTATGATAACTCAGCTATGAATAATCTTGATTACTTTAAGAACCAAGTGAGCATGTCAATGCCAATGCCCACAATATCAGCATCGTTGTCAGAATTTCACACAACTGCTAAAAGGAAGCGCCATTTTTCTGatgaaatgaaggagaaaatgATATAAATGAGGCAGAAACGAATGATCAAGAACAGCGAGTCAGCAGCCAGGTCTAGGGCAAGGAAGCAGGTTATATTGAAGTTTAACTTCTTGAATCGTACACAAGATTTATGGTGTAGTTAGAGTTCCGGAAATACTCTCTTGTCAGACTATCAAGTAGTATATGTCACATTGTGAATTTGGACCATTGATTATGTTGATTTTCACCTGAATACGTGACTCATATTCATAATTTGACAACATAAACATGTTTAGCAAGAGAATATTATCCGTTACAATTAATTAGATATTTAATATGACTTGCAACTTATATTGAGTATTCTTTTTGTTTAATGATTTAGGCTTATACCAACCAGTTGAAGCATGAAGTATTCCACTTGCGAAAAATGAATGGTTGGCTCAAAAAGCAAAAGGTATCACCAGTGTctcaaatttcaaataaatgACCACATGAAATCTATACCCTAAATTACGTTAGTGCTGAATGAAACTAACCCTAATActgtactcttttttttttttttaacaaaaccaACTCCGGCGAACCAATTCAGCTCCCTACTAGCATCTGTTTCTACATGTTCTTTTGTTTATAATTGAGCTTCATCTATTCTTTTATTTATGGATTTCAGAGATTTTGGTTTTGCATTTGTGAGAATTGGTGTTTTTCATAAGATggaaatttcttttctttcttatttctcATGTTAAGTACATgaacaaaacagaaaaaatgAATTAATTCAGCACTGAAGCTTTAATTATATCATTTCTAATTCCTCGTTTGAGGTATGAGCAATTTGGTTCCCATTTGGTCTTGGCTTaaaggctggtttggtattgctgtgcttttaaaaaaaaactgtttctgctgtgctgtgataATAATCAACTGTGAAATAATAAAACACTagagtatttggtaaacttttttgtaaaaatgcttttggaaaaaaaaaacagtatgatagtgtttggtaaacttttatgtaaaatagctgtgactgtgtgaaatgaccaaaaaatgTATAATACTATATGACATCGATTTGAATAAAATTGAGTACAAGAAGTCAAGTTGATTGAGTTCATTCTCTCTTTTTTACCATATGACATCGATTCTAAAACTATCAAATCTTCTTTATCTGCCGAGGAAAAATTATCAAGAGGTAGCCCAGCGACCAAGTCACTCTTCTTCCTCACTTGGCACTTAGTCTCGCGCGACGTGCCAAGTGGACTACCCCCTGCATTAAGAATTGGACGGAGTCCAGCCCAATTTAGCTGGTGGAGGAGTAATTAAAAGAAGAATCAAATAAAAAGTGTGGAAGGCTTTAGAACAAACATTATCAGTGGTATTGAAAGTGCCCTGTTCACAAAGGGTATCCTTTGTCTCAAAGAGTTTGGGAAATTAGTGCGGACAAATGCTGAGATTATGATATTATTCTTTATCTATCATCTCTTTCTGTTTTGCTTTTTCTAGTGCTTCAACAAAAGTGGTTTGAGATTTGAGTAATGAAGAAGCTGCTAATTCACAGGAATTATGCTGCTGCGCTGCACTGCACTGCACTGCATTATCACAGAAAAAGTTAAATAAGCAAGATACTGACAGATCATATGTATCACGTATTAGGGTTTGTTGGCTCCTTTTTGTGGTGGGCACTTGGCAGCCCTAGCCTACTTGATGTATCACCAACGAACTTTTTAAGGTTTTCAATTTATTTGTCAGGGTGTTTGTCACACAATTACGTTATATTTTCAATCTATTTGTCGTATAAGATGTGGATTTAGTTCTTAATATTATATTTCAGGTCTATGACCTAGCAACCAACTATATTTTCTACCAATATTATACTACGCATACTAGTAACATTTCGTACTCAAAAGTTTTTGTAAAATGAGCATTGTTTCATTGTCCTGTTAGGTTGTTAAGAAGTCTAATTAAAAATGGGTCAAACAAACAATAGcttcaaaaataaattatttgtacCCTCTGTTATAAAAAAATCCAGCCTAGAGTTGCTTAGGCCCTGCCTAGCTAGCGGCTCACTACTGCTCCAATTAATCcttaggcatttgaaaattaagaaatgatgcTTAGACCTACCTGACATACGCCTAGGTCGCAACTCTCACTTggacaaaaaatagataactttcatttttttcaacaaattgaaagaGACTTCTTAAATACTTGGATGAATTAACACTCATAACATGTTTATTCCCGATGTTTTCAATAtgaatactttataatctatatgtcattctattttgtaattaATATATCCCagtacaattatgtattttttttaagtataagaagacatttatttatatgtttatataacaaatttaattaaaatattgaaaacAATTGTCTAGGCCTGCCTAGACGCCTATGTGCTAGACCCTTACTCCGCTGCCTTATTAGCATCTAGCACATTTTAGAACGTAAACTTGTACCACATTTATCCTATGATGATATTTTGAttttggagaaattaggttctcatccttctttactactccattgattaaaatcatattccttttcaatttttgaacaaggtccttgggtattaataacatcattaattttttcaataattaattttttttatatttctaaatatattcatttaatgttaaaaatgttacaattagtatatttatatttatgactaaattttttatcatatatttttagttttagtttgtacccatttttaatttgcaacccttttttaatttgtaccaattttcttttcagttttaatttgtacccatatattaatttctttttatgccCATAGTTGTTAAAgttttgtttgtatttgtacccatatttttttttaaatttatttgtacccattttttattttgccaaatgtacccatgctaattatatgtacccattcatgtcattttttttcaaaattttaatcttaaaatgtactcattcttaaatatatcaatttgttatatgtaaaatgtaccttttttttatatataaaatctattcaatttttttctaatccatttttaaacttatatggtacattcttttctctttgattttaaaatgtatccatgtcaagtttaatcgagagaaatttactaatgttattaagcctaatatctttttctttttttgtgattttgaagaatgtaccatgttttgatacaataattttttggttaattttgatgaatacccatgtttatacacacacacacacaatattatatttatattttaatatttttaatcccacaaattatgggtttttatttaaaatctcatttatataaacaactaaaattttttatttttaatttaaaaaatatagtaacatacatataaataaattatcacattaattttagggacttcgatcaaaaattgaaaaccaacaaggtatTCATAGTTAGAGACAgcataaaaaatctctcattttatatgaagaaattcactattaaaaataataatttgtatAGTACATTGCGGTAGGGCTCATATTGGAGTTATAAGTTCCCTCATAATTAAATATTTCTCCTTTTAAAGGCCAATACTTTGCTCATTCTTCGGAAGGAGGAAAGTCTTCATGCTTCGCTAACGCAGTAAACACTTAACCGAATAATAAAGATGATCGGAAACACTATTGTGTACATGTAGAACTTATATTGTGTTTCTCTGTTATTATATGCTCAAAGTATTTACTTTTGTCCACCAATCATGATCATTTGATTTACTGTCACAACGCCCCAACTCTAATAAAAAATATCCaagttcaaattttataaaCGACAAATGTTGACTTGAcgatataaaataaaaacaactaCAAAAGAAAAAGTTATTATATAGGAAGTCTGACTGCTCTTCGGGCAGCCGAAGCATGGCACTGTATCACTGCCCATGCTGCCCCATTGACCGTACTTCATTCATTTCCAACTTTAagctcattctctctctctctctctccaccccACCCACCTCTCTAAgaaacacagagagagagagaaagaacctTTCTCCCCAGGATCACAATCCAACGGTTCAAAATGAAAGCCATTCCTACGCAAAGCTTCCTGATGCTTTAGAACAAACAACTCACTCTCTCACCAAACCACAACAGCTGACGACCAAGCTTCACAACTctcagatctctctctctctctctctctctctaagacaACCAAAGCTTTCAGTACCAGCTGCTTCAAACTTCGCTAGCTCTCAGCTCTCTTCAGGTAACCACTCTCTCCGACGTCGTCGTTTTCTTCCCTTCCTAGTTTTCCCGGAAACTCTCCGGCTGCCTGCTATTGTTATTATtacagtttattttattttatttttcttctactataaatttaaaattagtgAAAAAGTTGTAATTTTACTGGCGGATCTAACGGTGGGGCCGAGAGGGGGAATAGATCTGACGGTCTGTCTGGATCGTTGTCTGACTTGACAGGGCGTTCTGCGTACGTCGTCGAGTCCGTACAAATGGAGACCAAAAGGCGTACTTCGACGAGTAGTGGTGGTGCTGCTGTCGTTCAACTAGTCGAAGCTACGTTTGGTCAGCTCTTGCTGCTAACGTGCGCCTGGGATGCTCTTCTTGCTAATCTGCTCACCGCCTCTGCCTTGCTTTCTTTCGCTCAGGTGAGTAGTCCAGTTTtagcttttttcttcttcttcgttatatttttttttaattcgaaattacataaaaatctGCTTTCCAGTTTCCTCTGATTTTTCCTCAAAAATGTTTAATTACTACTGCAATTtatcattatttattgattttgttgaaaatattcattatttattaaatattattgcGAAGAATATGATGATAGGATATTCTGTGTGtgtcgtttgttttgttttgccaGTCAACAGTCCTCGTACAAGTTTATTTGAttgtttaaaatataaaataaaataaaatatttatttttttcttgtagTTCATCAGATATTTATCTCATCACCTGTCATGTcagtttggatttggaaaatcTTTGCCACCTGTAATATATGTTAAAATTCCCCTTTccaaacaaacaagaaaaataaagaaaatctaAATTAGGATTATTTGTACATCACAAAtcatttttggttaatttttgcCTGTCCGCATCGAGTGGTATTTTTC
Above is a window of Malus sylvestris chromosome 15, drMalSylv7.2, whole genome shotgun sequence DNA encoding:
- the LOC126603863 gene encoding uncharacterized protein LOC126603863, with product MALYHCPCCPIDRTSFISNFKLILSLSLSTPPTSLRNTERERKNLSPQDHNPTVQNESHSYAKLPDALEQTTHSLTKPQQLTTKLHNSQISLSLSLSLRQPKLSVPAASNFASSQLSSGRSAYVVESVQMETKRRTSTSSGGAAVVQLVEATFGQLLLLTCAWDALLANLLTASALLSFAQDPFVLSATCGQKSHGDNESEHSNSEAVDGDEDGDEEKNNDGGFGDTEEELSSEDGGAGNNPNGKSNNSKAGPGGEDGEVGEVGEDGEEEEDGNNRDDNEDDGEDDGDEDNEDDEDDEDDDEGEVKDEEEIVDEEEPEDDEEEDEEEALQPPKKRKK